One Vespa crabro chromosome 1, iyVesCrab1.2, whole genome shotgun sequence genomic region harbors:
- the LOC124424279 gene encoding coiled-coil domain-containing protein 102A, with amino-acid sequence MAQSTASGTSSRRYMREHDVNVSSSSRYMDSEWETKEALRQRELEEARARAAQMEKTMRWWSDCTANWREKWSKVRNERNMAREEAKALRAKLEIAMKDANTYKHESQELEMKNEQLKNEMEKIHMLLLKHAGQFNQQIFSVLESDSQLRSTLGIDELLDFYNNVEQQEKGSQKEALSCQRSFEESNVNVGNHTALPDRDIEEYVLQGAVPKHAVELYKEGSLSTLDRDIAQLVAESSIESKAEKRQSSIEMYNEEILAQKLSMLQLRLDEATKTISAEREEKNSLHRGIEKLRAEVTQLQEQCVELQESRADAMRELLELKERYQDELSTAHNDLVVETLSKEGMDRRLSELWTELGKLQAENAAEWGKRERLETEKISLERENKQLRIELHDLQERLESRRSRPLSTIDTDGKLLQQELLDRNKELSDIKHSQTKLKKLLGEKTTELSHAIRRLEQYEGEVKRVRGRVDELKKELSLAQDELDATTNSVRKLQRVNEDLLEQLQSANVQLEHFKNSSETSGVNRSVESLDNKLQDDEELSDDYEANQA; translated from the exons ATGGCACAGTCGACAGCCAGTGGAACGTCATCTCGACGATACATGAGAGAACATGATGTTAATGTATCTTCTTCGTCACGTTATATGGATAGTGAATGGGAAACTAAAGAG GCCTTACGGCAGAGAGAATTGGAGGAAGCTAGAGCACGAGCTGCTCAAATGGAAAAAACTATGAGGTGGTGGTCAGATTGTACTGCTAATTGGCGTGAAAAGTGGAGCAAAgttagaaacgaaagaaacatgGCAAGGGAAGAGGCCAAAGCACTTAGAGCAAAATTAGAAATTGCTATGAAAGATgctaatacatataaacatgaaTCTCAAGAATTAGAAATGAAGAATGAACagttgaaaaatgaaatggagAAAATACATATGTTACTTTTGAAACATGCAGGACAGTTCAATCAACAAATATTCTCGGTGCTGGAATCGGATTCACAATTGAGAAGTACGCTTGGAATTGACGAATTGTTAGATTTTTACAATAATGTAgaacaacaagaaaaaggaagtcAGAAAGAAGCATTATCATGCCAACGGTCATTTGAAGAATCAAACGTTAATGTTGGTAATCATACTGCTTTACCAGATAGAGACATTGAAGAATATGTACTTCAAGGTGCAGTTCCAAAACATGCAGTAGAATTATACAAAGAAGGTTCCTTGAGTACGTTAGACAGAGATATTGCACAATTAGTTGCAGAATCTTCAATAGAAAGTAAAGCAGAGAAACGGCAATCTTCTATAGAAATGTACAATGAAGAAATATTAGCACAGAAACTTTCTATGTTACAACTTAGATTGGATGAAGCTACCAAAACTATTTCTGCTGAAAGAGA agaaaagaattcaTTGCACAGAGGTATAGAGAAATTGAGAGCAGAAGTTACACAGTTACAAGAACAGTGCGTTGAACTTCAAGAAAGTAGAGCTGATGCTATGAGAGAGCTCTTGGAGTTAAAAGAACGATATCAAGATGAACTTAGTACTGCACACAATGATTTGGTTGTTGAAACTTTAAGTAAAGAAGGAATGGATCGTAGATTGTCTGAATTATGGACAGAATTAGGAAAATTACAAGCTGAAAATGCGGCAGAATGGGGTAAACGTGAACGCTTGGAGActgaaaaaatttcattagagagagaaaataagcaATTACGTATTGAATTGCATGACTTACAAGAAAGATTAGAATCACGACGATCTCGTCCTCTTTCCACTATAGATACAGATGGAAAGCTCTTACAGCAAGAGCTTTTAGATAGAAACAag gaATTGTCAGATATAAAACATTCTcaaacaaaattgaaaaaactCTTGGGTGAAAAAACAACAGAATTATCACACGCGATACGAAGACTGGAGCAATACGAAGGAGAGGTTAAAAGAGTGAGAGGAAGAGTAGATGaacttaaaaaagaattatctttAGCTCAAGATGAATTAGATGCTACAACCAATAGTGTACGTAAATTACAGCGGGTTAATGAAGATCTTTTAGAGCAACTACAGTCAGCAAATGTACAATTAGAACATTTTAAAAACag TTCTGAAACAAGTGGAGTGAACAGATCTGTGGAATcattagataataaattacaagATGATGAGGAATTATCTGATG ATTATGAAGCAAATCAAGCCTAA